The following proteins are encoded in a genomic region of Sceloporus undulatus isolate JIND9_A2432 ecotype Alabama unplaced genomic scaffold, SceUnd_v1.1 scaffold_2465, whole genome shotgun sequence:
- the CRKL gene encoding crk-like protein produces MSSSTPLPSLPGRFDASERSSWYAGPLSRAEAAGRLQGQRHGTFLVRDSSTCPGDYVLSVSENSRVSHYIINSLPGRRFKIGEQEFESLPALLDFYKAHYLDTTTLLEPAPRYPAAPVAPGSTPAAPVPEDAAVEYVRTLYDFPGNDAEDLPFKKGEILAIVEKPEEQWWSARNKDGRVGMIPVPYVEKLARPSLLGKPGGGRHANSYGIPEPAHAYAQPQTAGAMVAPLPSGQNGPIYAKAIQKRVPCAYDKTALALEVGDIVKVTRMNINGQWEGEIHGRKGLFPFTHVKIIDPQNPDENE; encoded by the exons ATGTCCTCTTCCACCCCGTTGCCGTCATTACCTGGCCGCTTCGATGCCTCGGAGCGCTCCTCATGGTACGCGGGTCCGTTATCCCGGGCGGAGGCAGCCGGGCGCCTCCAGGGCCAGCGCCACGGCACGTTCCTAGTGCGAGACTCGTCGACATGCCCAGGAGATTACGTCCTCTCGGTTTCAGAAAACTCCCGCGTCTCCCACTACATCATCAACTCCTTGCCTGGGAGGCGCTTCAAGATCGGCGAGCAGGAGTTCGAGAGCCTCCCAGCCCTCCTTGACTTCTACAAGGCCCACTACCTTGACACCACCACCCTCCTCGAACCCGCCCCAAG ATACCCAGCCGCTCCAGTGGCCCCCGGATCAACACCCGCTGCGCCTGTCCCGGAAGATGCCGCCGTCGAGTATGTCCGGACACTTTACGACTTCCCCGGAAACGACGCGGAAGACCTCCCGTTCAAGAAGGGGGAAATCCTGGCGATTGTGGAGAAGCCGGAGGAGCAGTGGTGGAGTGCCCGCAACAAGGACGGACGGGTGGGCATGATCCCCGTCCCTTACGTCGAGAAGCTCGCGCGGCCCTCACTACTCGGCAAGCCCGGTGGCGGCCGCCACGCCAACAGCTACGGCATCCCTGAGCCTGCACATGCCTATGCCCAGCCGCAGACCGCCGGTGCCATGGTCGCCCCCTTGCCCTCTGGCCAGAACGGGCCCATCTACGCCAAAGCCATCCAGAAGCGGGTCCCGTGCGCCTATGACAAGACCGCCCTGGCACTTGAG GTCGGCGATATCGTGAAAGTGACACGGATGAACATCAACGGTCAATGGGAAGGGGAGATCCACGGACGGAAGGGCCTCTTCCCATTTACGCACGTCAAAATCATCGACCCGCAAAACCCAGACGAGAATGAATGA